CTTGGAACCCTGGTTGGTGGGAAAAGGCACATTAAAACAAACTGTTATATATCTTAAAGTACAGTATATCAACTGGAAAAAGGCATTAAAATGCCAAAATACTGAATTATATAAACAAATAATATCTCATACATTCAAAAGCAGTGTTATTCATGAAAAATCTGTACTTGTACTATACCTTTATGTTAAAGCACATCTTGCTGAACATGGTTTTCTTGCTTTTCTTGGACTTGAAGATGGGGATCTGCTCTCCAGTACTGCTGGTGCTATCCCTTACCAAATCAACATCCCTTCTACAATGTCACTGGTGGCCATGCTGGTACCGGACTCAAAAGAACATTTGCCATTGGCTTTGGTGATCATTTGATGACTTGAGCCAACTGATAAGGCATCCATCATTTTGTTGACCATGACCTTCGTGAGCTGATTCATTGTGTCACTATCCTCTGGCTTGCTCTGATTGAGCTGGATAGGAAAGACCATGCAAGTAGAGGTGCTTGGTTCATTCTGGACTGAAACATCAATGTTTATATTTTCATACTCATCTAACCACTGTTTTAGGAAGCCCTTCACTGTCTCTTCAGCAAATATCTGGAGAAGCTGAGAGGAGAGCTTCCTGGATATGGCACATTGTTCCTTTCCCCATTTCAGCCTTGAAAGAATGGAGTCTGAAGCACTTCTGGCTGCTGCCAATGTTAAGACCTGTGGAGTGCTGTGGCTGTCCTGAAGGGCTATCACTTTATCCACAAATTCATGACTGAAAATGTGGATGGTCCCAGTGGAAATGATTTTTCTCAATTTCCTAACAGCAGATCGGAGGTCGTCAGGATGAGAagcaccctgtccatcttccTGTGTGTTCTCAACACTTTCCACCATTTCGTCCACTACCACCCCAGCAGCTTGCCTGACTTTGTCCACAAAGGATGGGGGAAGTAAGTTCTCTGTGTGAAACAAGTCCTGAATGATCATGTTTCTTACAATGGGAAAGTCACTCTGAGCAGATAATTCAGTGGGGATGGGAGTACCGGGCAAGGTGAAGTCCCATTCTGACTGCTTTGATTTTGAAGTAGgtgttagagagatggaggagcgtGAAGAAGAGGTATTTCTTGTATTTTGGCTGTCAGCACTCCTACAACGGATCGTGCCAATATCCTCCAGCATGGATCCTGAGAGCTTAGTGGTTTTAGGTAGTAATTTGTGCGGAATGTCCACACAGGCATCGTTTCCACCAGGTGTAACACTGCTCTGATTGACCTCAAGATGGCCGAGACTTGCTCTTTGTGATGCAGGACTGCTTTGATATGTAAAGATTTGGATTGAACCAAGTGTTGTGTCTGATCTTTGAAGATCTTTTCTGAGAAACTCCGTAATCTTACTTTGCAGACTGTAGTAGATGTTACGAGCAACAGACCAGATTCTTTTCTCAGAAACCTGTCCAGTGGTGAGCAGGGAGGTTCCAGATACCATGTCAGATGATTGGGTGGTCTGGGTGAGCTCCTGCAGATCTTTCACTATGgtttgtataatatcagtagatGTGGTGGATGTAGATACAGACTGGAGGTACTTATCTGTTGTACCTTCCTCCACAATGTTAAATGACCTAGAGAGGACCTCACTCACTCCTTTCTCAGCTTTGGTTTGGAACTCATGACTAGAAAGTTTTTGGAGGCTCTTTGTTGAAAGACTGTGGGAAGATGCAATGCCTTTGGAGGCAGCCGTGCTGCAATCTAGACTTACTGGAGAGGTTCGCTCAGTAGAACCTTGGAGACGTTCAAACATGTCTTCACATGGTGTTGGGGACCTTGACAAGGAGATGTCCTTCAGCTGAGACAGAACACCACCTACCAATATGTTGACCTCAAGGGACATATCAGATATTTTCTTTCCTACTGTGGAGAAGCAAGGTGCATTTGATGTCTGATCCTCGCATGAGGTCAAGATTGTTGAAATGACCTGTTTGGTACTATTGTTCATTAGACCCTCGTCTGTTTCAGTCAAGAGAAGTTTTGAACTCTCGCTGACACCCGTGTGTAGAGTCACTTCCTGGTTCAAACTGGGCAAGTGAGGCACACTCTTACTAGCTTGCGTCAAGTTCTGGCTTGCCAAACCAAGGTACTCCTTAGTCACAAGATGTCCAGAGTCCTCTGTGGGTGTATGGCTAGACATTCTTCTCTGCACGTCTGACCTCCGCCGGTGAATGGTGAAGCCCTTTAATGTCTTCTTAATATTTTTATATAAACTAGTGGTAGCAGACCAGATCCTGCTCTTTCGCTTTTGTGCATTTTCCTGGAGGTCAGgatctctctcctctacttctgCAGGTTGCGCCAAGCTCTGCAGGTCTTCCACAAATGTGTCAATGATGCCAAAGGCAGGAGAATCCGCACAAATATCCTTTGACAAGGTTCTCTGGTTTTGAACGGAACAAGACCTGGATGCTACAGAATAAGCAGGCTGTGCACTAGTTAAGCTACTGTTGGACCTTTTAACTAGGAACTCACTCACTGCTTGAGTGGTGTCTCTTGAATTCCTCACTTGAGAGTTTTCTAATACAATCTAACAGGGCATCAAGATCGTCAATGAAGCCAACATGCGATGCCAAAAACGTGATCTTGTCCTTCAGATCTTTCAGCAAATTCTGTTCGTTCTCGTCAACAAAAGCCACCATTGTGTCAGAGATCATGGTCATGACTTGCCCTGTTAGACTCTTGCTCTCTTGGTCAACTTTTTCAAGTTTAGCAGCCAGCTCTCTCACCATGCTCTCAGTCACCTTGGTCTGTGAGTCTCCCCTTACCGGTGTCACTTGAGAGGTTTGGCTAGCGGAGGCACTCTTAACGACCACTGATACGGCCGACTTGACATCTTTAATCACTTCTGCCATTACAGCAGGGGTCATCTTCGGAGAGCCTGCACTTCCAGATGGAGAATTGGACATGCATGCAAGTTTGGAGAGAGAACCTTGCAGGCTGTCCTGCACACAGGTGACGAGGGTGTCCTCTGAGACACCTAAGAGGACTTGGCGAGTCAGAGTTGGTTGTCTTCTTCTGCACATCAGACAGAGAGGTTCttgaaaaaaacaaacagaaatcATCACAGTCAAACAAATAATATGTAATGCTGTGAGGAACGTTGCTCTGGTGGAGGTGTGTCAAACACATCTGCACCATTGAAAATAGTGGGGGAATCGTTGCTTTTGCTCTGGGAAAACACCTTAGTGTGGTGGAGGTGTGTCAACCACatctaataataaaaaataataatttattcaACTTCTATAGTTCTTTTCATTACAGAAAGATAAAAGAAAAGCTTCTGCCGgtttggagaagaaaaaaaaagactaAATTATTCTGTTTTAAAGTCAAATAATATGATAAATTAGAGTACTTTTTTTGTATAAGTAATTTGTATTGAAACTGgcttgtacagttgaagtcggaagtttacatacacttaggttggagtcattaaaagtcgtttttcaaccactccacaaattccttgttaacaaactctagttttggcaagtcggttaggacatctactttgtgcatgacacaagtaatttttccaacaattgtttacagacagattagttaacttataattcactgtatctcaattccagtgggtcagaagtttacatgcactaagttgactgtgcctttaaacagcttggaaaattccagaaaaggatatcatggctttagaagcttctgttaggctaattgacatcatttgagtctgtggatgtatttcaaggccaaccttcaaactcagtgcctcttcgcttgacatcatgagaaaatcaaaagaaatcagccaagacctcagaaaaagaattggttcatccttgggagcaatttccaaatggctgaaggtaccacgttcatctgtacaaacaatagtacgcaagtataaacaccatgggaccacgcagccgtcataccactcaggaaggagacgcgttctgtctcctagagatgaacgtacttgggtgcgaaaagtgcaaaatcaatcccagaacaacagcaatggaccgtgtgaagatgctggaggaaacaggtacaaaagtatctatatccacagtaaaacgagtcctatatcgacataacctgataggccgctcagcagggaagaagccactgctccggaAGCCGCCGTAAAAaacccagactacggtttgcaactgcacatggggacaaagatcgtactttttggagaaatgtcctctggtctgatgaaacaaaaatagaactgtttgggcataatgaccatcattatgtttggagggaaaagggtgaggcttgcaagccaaagaacaccatcccaaccgtgaagcacggggtagcagaatcatgttgtgggggtgctttgctgcagggggtctagtgcacttcacaaaatagatagcatcatgaggctggaaaattatgtgcaaatattgaagcaacatctcaagacttcagtcaggaactaaagcttggtcgcaaatgggtcttccaaatggacattaccccaagcatacttccaaagttgtggcaaaatgacttaagaacaacaaagtcaaggtattggagtggccatcacaaagccctgacctcaatcctatagaacatttgtgggcagaactgaaaaagcttgtgcgagcaaggaggcctaccaacCTGACTCAGTCATACCAGCTTtgtcaggtggaatgggccaaaattctcccaacttattgtgggaagcttgtggaaggctacccaaaacatttgacccaagttaaacaatttaaaggcaatgctaccaaatactatttgagtgtatgtaaacttctgacccactgggaatgtgaagaaagaaataaaagctgaaataaattattctttcttcttctattattctgatttcacattcttaaaataaagtggtgatcctaactgacctaaaacagggaaattttacttggattaaatgtcaggaattgtgaaaaactgagtttaaatgtacttggctaaggtgtatgtaaactccgaATTCAACTTTATATGGCCATATCTATCCtctaaaaaaaatctgaaattcCTATAAACATCAAATACTGTTTAAAGACAATCATAAATAAAAGGCAGTATTGAAGAATGGTTACAGACATACCTCATGGCTGGCTTGGGCAATGGTTTTGGGCAGTAGCTTCCACTGCCCAGACTGCCCATCTCCTTAGTCAGGTAAATCTCCTTGAACTTAAGTTGTTGTGATTCctgctcttcttcctcttcctgatCCATACAGTTGGAGGAAGGGTAGGGAGTCGGGATGCGAAAGCTATTGTAAGACTTTCGACTGCCTGGCCTCTTAGGTACACCAGCCTCAGTAAATCTCACGCGGGACTTGGTGTTAACCTTATCGTCTAACAGACTGGTGAGTGACGCTGTGAGAGATCTCTGTGACAATGGAGAGGCAGCATCTTGGATGCCCAGTAGTTCGTAAAGACCTGGGATGATGATCTGCATCAGCTTGTCCGATAAAAACTGGACAATCCTCAGACACAAGCCGGCAAGCTGTTGTTTTGTCAGCTGTATTCCAGAAACAGAAGAAGTGTTTTAAAATGTTGCATAGTGCATCTTTCAAAAGCTTATGAACAAGGCTAAACATTCAGTGATCATTGTATTGTAAATAAGCTTTCAGATCTTACCGGGTCAGAAATGCCATTACGAATCCTACTCCATTGCCTGAAAATTATTCATATGAATTATTCATATTAATAGTATTAATGTTGTCAGAAATGTCGGTCAGTAGAGTCATCAGATTAAACAGTATTTTACACATGCTTTGTAGCAATTGTTTTGACAACATTGTGGTGTGATGTAACTTTTTCCGCAATGGAAATGTAGTTGATGAATCTGCTTTCATACAATCCTTTACAGGTTTGATAGTAGTACTGTACCAAAGAAAATAGAACATACTCCTCAGTTAGGTTCTGCAGGAAGTTGATAATCAGTGAAAAAGACTCAAGATTTTTGGCACTGTTGAGGCTCTCTTCTTCTGTGGTTTCCACAGTGCTGCTTTGCTTCTGGTAGAAATAAACATTATGAGTCTCAAATAATGGCACCAACAGAGTCAAACTTAACATATACAACAAATATCATACTGAAAGAACTTATGAACCGTTAGAGAGTGGAGGAGCATTGGCAACGTTGGACAAATTTAAACAACTGAAACACAACAGAGATGGTTGTGGTACGTCAACATTGCCAATGATAGCATCACTATAACATTTTATTGGATTAATGTTGTAATATGAAATGACAAGGTCAACTTACCATCTCATTGACAGCTTCAGAGGTCAGGTGGTCATccaccacacagacaggcaggtctAGAGACTGGGACAAGGCTCTATGGTCATAACCAGGAGAGAATGGAAACAACATCAGAGCAGTCCCAATGGCAGAATCTAACCACTGTCTTCATGTCAAAGACTCACTTAGTAGTTAATACATGGCCACAAATAATGAGGGGTTCAAATAGATCGGCTGGGGACTTGACCCTACAAATGACTCCATGAATGACGCCTGACCTGCCCCATAACAAGTTCTTTcttattagtctctctctcttaatctccacACAAATATCTAACTGGACAGAGTGTAAGTGGCCTTACCTGACTGTCTCAGTGTCAGAAACATCATAGTCTTGTTGTTCTATGTCCTCCAGGGACATCTCAGCTACAGCAGACGGGGCAAAGC
The Oncorhynchus nerka isolate Pitt River unplaced genomic scaffold, Oner_Uvic_2.0 unplaced_scaffold_257___fragment_2___debris, whole genome shotgun sequence DNA segment above includes these coding regions:
- the LOC135568840 gene encoding uncharacterized protein LOC135568840; translated protein: MSLEDIEQQDYDVSDTETVRALSQSLDLPVCVVDDHLTSEAVNEMKQSSTVETTEEESLNSAKNLESFSLIINFLQNLTEEQWSRIRNGISDPLTKQQLAGLCLRIVQFLSDKLMQIIIPGLYELLGIQDAASPLSQRSLTASLTSLLDDKVNTKSRVRFTEAGVPKRPGSRKSYNSFRIPTPYPSSNCMDQEEEEEQESQQLKFKEIYLTKEMGSLGSGSYCPKPLPKPAMRTSLSDVQKKTTNSDSPSPLSAGSPKMTPAVMAEVIKDVKSAVSVVVKSASASQTSQVTPVRGDSQTKVTESMVRELAAKLEKVDQESKSLTGQVMTMISDTMVAFVDENEQNLLKDLKDKITFLASHVGFIDDLDALLDCIRKLSSEEFKRHHSSSE